The following are encoded in a window of Wolbachia endosymbiont (group B) of Hofmannophila pseudospretella genomic DNA:
- a CDS encoding IS5 family transposase (programmed frameshift) has translation MRSLYPSDISREKFEIIVADLESCRKRTKPRTLDLYHVFCGVLYVLKSGCQWRMLPKEFPKWRNCYDYFKKWSEKADANKESVLELVLKKIVGVVRQNNGRKEKTSFCIIDAQSVKNADTAEEKGYDAGKKVSGIKRHIAVDTQGLPHAIYITTAEITDRSSAVRMVKNAKENLSEVKNILVDAGYTGENFATQIKATIGATVEVIKRNELHTFVVLPKRWVVERSFAWLQKCRRLWKNCERKLNTSLQMVVLAFAALLLKRL, from the exons ATGCGAAGTTTATATCCAAGTGATATAAGTCGAGAAAAGTTTGAGATTATTGTAGCAGATCTGGAGTCTTGCAGGAAGAGGACAAAGCCAAGAACACTTGATTTATATCATGTATTTTGTGGAGTGTTATACGTCTTAAAAAGTGGCTGCCAGTGGAGAATGTTACCAAAAGAGTTTCCAAAATGGCGGAATTGTTACGACTATTTTAAGAAGTGGAGTGAAAAAGCAGATGCAAATAAAGAAAGTGTTCTGGAGCTGGTATTA AAAAAAATAGTTGGCGTGGTCCGACAAAACAATGGTCGGAAAGAAAAAACCAGCTTCTGCATAATTGATGCACAAAGCGTAAAAAATGCAGATACTGCTGAAGAAAAAGGCTATGATGCAGGCAAAAAGGTTTCAGGAATAAAACGCCATATTGCGGTAGATACACAAGGTTTACCCCACGCAATTTATATAACAACGGCAGAAATAACTGATCGTAGTAGCGCTGTGAGAATGGTTAAAAATGCTAAAGAAAACCTATCTGAAGTTAAAAATATACTAGTTGATGCTGGCTACACAGGAGAAAATTTTGCAACACAAATAAAAGCAACTATTGGCGCTACCGTTGAAGTAATAAAGCGAAACGAATTACACACCTTTGTCGTATTGCCGAAAAGATGGGTTGTTGAGAGATCTTTTGCTTGGTTGCAAAAATGTAGGCGATTGTGGAAAAATTGCGAGCGGAAACTCAACACTAGCCTGCAAATGGTCGTTCTTGCTTTCGCTGCTTTGCTTCTGAAAAGATTATGA
- the ychF gene encoding redox-regulated ATPase YchF yields the protein MSFNCGIVGLPNIGKSTLFNALTESSAAEAANYPFCTIEPNVGKVPIRDQRLKQIAAIAHSEKIIYNQLEVVDIAGLVKGASKGEGLGNKFLSHIREVDAIVHLLRCFTDDDISHVNSKIDPISDAEIVEMELIFADIDSIEKRLPQLEKKAKQGDKELKKQLELTQEVLATLKLGKPARSLRTMDEAEMKSLQLLTTKPVMYVCNVEDTNIITGNELSKRVEKMAEENKSKFYCISAKLEADIANLDSEEEKQNFLLEFGLQESGLDGVARIMYEVLSMITFFTVGPKEARAWPVKIGSTADKAAGVIHTDFEKGFIKAETISFADYVKHGSELACKDAGKIRFEGRDYIVQDGDIMHFRFNL from the coding sequence ATGAGCTTTAACTGTGGCATAGTTGGACTGCCAAACATAGGAAAATCAACCTTATTTAATGCGCTTACAGAATCAAGTGCAGCTGAAGCTGCAAATTATCCTTTCTGTACAATCGAGCCAAATGTTGGCAAAGTGCCAATACGAGATCAGCGTTTGAAACAAATCGCAGCGATTGCCCACTCAGAAAAGATAATCTACAATCAACTAGAAGTTGTCGATATTGCAGGCTTGGTTAAGGGTGCAAGCAAAGGTGAAGGACTAGGAAATAAATTTTTGAGTCATATCAGAGAAGTTGATGCCATTGTTCATCTGCTCAGGTGCTTTACGGATGACGATATCAGCCATGTAAACAGTAAAATAGATCCAATATCAGATGCTGAAATAGTGGAAATGGAGTTAATTTTCGCTGACATTGATAGCATAGAAAAAAGGCTACCTCAACTTGAAAAAAAAGCAAAGCAAGGCGATAAAGAACTAAAGAAACAACTTGAGTTGACTCAGGAAGTTTTAGCTACTTTAAAACTTGGTAAACCTGCAAGAAGTTTGAGAACCATGGACGAAGCTGAAATGAAGTCACTTCAATTGCTGACAACAAAACCTGTTATGTACGTCTGTAATGTTGAAGATACTAATATCATAACTGGTAATGAACTATCTAAAAGGGTGGAAAAAATGGCGGAAGAAAATAAAAGTAAATTTTATTGCATTTCAGCAAAACTTGAAGCAGATATTGCAAATCTTGATAGTGAAGAGGAAAAACAGAATTTTTTATTAGAATTTGGCTTGCAAGAATCAGGACTTGATGGAGTAGCGCGTATTATGTATGAAGTGCTGAGTATGATAACTTTCTTTACTGTAGGGCCAAAAGAAGCACGGGCATGGCCAGTAAAGATAGGATCAACAGCTGATAAAGCAGCAGGTGTAATTCACACTGATTTTGAGAAAGGCTTTATAAAAGCAGAAACGATAAGTTTTGCAGATTATGTAAAACATGGAAGCGAATTAGCTTGCAAAGATGCAGGCAAAATTCGCTTCGAAGGCAGAGACTATATAGTGCAAGATGGTGATATAATGCACTTTAGGTTTAATCTGTAA
- the glpX gene encoding class II fructose-bisphosphatase has product MEDLAYKLVKVTEAAALAAYKLAGLGNEKKADQVAVDAMRTVLNSMEINGTIVIGEGERDEAPMLYIGEKVGTGSGPEIDIAVDPLEGTTICAHYKQGAMSVLAATKKGNFLHAPDVYMEKIAVGKNLPEGVVSLKNRIEKNLDNLAKAKGCKASDLIVIVLKRERHDELIAKIRKLGAKVKLIDDGDVAAIVSLINGNHDMYIGTGGAPEGVLAAAALSSIGGQIEGRLIFDTDQLKERAKNLNITDPEKIYTVKDMAKSESVFIATGVTNGEFVDGVKFGQDICLTNSLIILPGKVIKIQTKSIS; this is encoded by the coding sequence ATGGAAGATTTAGCCTATAAGTTAGTGAAAGTAACCGAAGCTGCAGCACTTGCTGCATATAAATTGGCAGGCCTTGGTAATGAAAAAAAGGCCGATCAGGTTGCAGTTGATGCAATGCGTACGGTGCTAAACTCAATGGAAATAAATGGTACAATTGTGATTGGGGAAGGGGAGAGGGACGAAGCACCGATGCTATATATCGGAGAAAAAGTTGGCACAGGAAGTGGCCCTGAGATTGACATCGCTGTTGATCCACTTGAGGGCACTACGATTTGCGCTCATTATAAACAAGGGGCAATGTCTGTTCTTGCTGCAACAAAAAAAGGTAATTTTTTACATGCACCTGATGTTTATATGGAAAAGATAGCAGTGGGAAAAAATCTCCCAGAGGGTGTAGTCTCACTAAAAAATAGGATTGAGAAGAATCTGGACAATTTAGCCAAGGCAAAAGGATGTAAAGCAAGTGATCTTATAGTAATTGTACTTAAACGTGAAAGACATGATGAACTAATAGCAAAAATTAGGAAGCTAGGAGCAAAAGTGAAATTAATAGATGATGGTGATGTTGCAGCCATAGTTTCGCTAATAAATGGCAATCACGACATGTATATCGGTACAGGAGGAGCTCCAGAAGGAGTGCTTGCAGCAGCAGCGCTAAGCTCAATCGGTGGGCAGATAGAAGGAAGATTAATATTTGACACGGATCAATTAAAAGAAAGAGCAAAAAATTTGAATATCACTGACCCAGAAAAAATCTACACCGTGAAAGACATGGCAAAAAGTGAATCAGTGTTCATTGCAACTGGAGTAACAAATGGAGAGTTTGTGGATGGAGTAAAGTTTGGCCAAGATATTTGTCTGACTAATTCATTAATAATATTGCCTGGTAAAGTAATAAAAATACAAACAAAATCAATATCTTAA